The Prochlorococcus marinus CUG1416 genome has a segment encoding these proteins:
- a CDS encoding C40 family peptidase has protein sequence MENYKDPTSLFKQTNFSKTIWWKLKVNISGYQNETENKLVTEICKNRIFKLLYPNIHQENKKISRILVQLYEDGYVCWINLDGLIIEKCELRKSENINHEYSFIKQKVPLILKWIQDQSKLTNEYLWGGTLGPNFDCSGLIQTAFFTHHIHIPRDSYQIKSFCKHLFYFKEFNRKLQPGDLLFFGTKKKCDHVGIYKGDGLYYHSSGKEFGRNGIGLDAIKDTNDPISLHYQSKLISAGRVVRRYRWDRTIR, from the coding sequence GGAAATTAAAAGTTAACATTTCTGGATATCAAAATGAAACAGAAAATAAATTAGTAACTGAAATTTGTAAAAATAGAATTTTTAAGCTGCTTTATCCAAATATTCATCAAGAAAACAAAAAAATATCAAGGATCCTAGTTCAACTATATGAAGATGGTTACGTCTGTTGGATAAATTTAGATGGATTAATTATTGAGAAATGCGAATTAAGAAAATCTGAGAATATAAACCATGAATACTCCTTTATAAAACAAAAAGTTCCCTTAATTCTAAAATGGATCCAAGATCAATCTAAGTTAACTAATGAATATCTTTGGGGAGGTACATTAGGACCAAATTTTGATTGTTCCGGCTTAATTCAGACTGCTTTTTTCACGCATCATATTCATATACCTAGAGACTCTTATCAAATAAAAAGTTTTTGTAAACACCTTTTTTATTTCAAAGAATTTAACAGAAAACTTCAACCAGGAGACCTCTTGTTCTTCGGAACCAAGAAAAAATGTGATCACGTTGGAATCTACAAAGGAGATGGATTATATTATCACAGCTCTGGGAAAGAGTTTGGAAGAAATGGAATAGGATTAGATGCCATAAAAGATACAAATGATCCAATTTCATTACATTATCAATCCAAACTAATATCAGCAGGAAGAGTAGTAAGAAGATATAGATGGGATAGAACTATTAGATAG
- a CDS encoding glycosyltransferase family 2 protein, with product MSKINQFISIIIPVFNESESIVFLLDEVKSVMATNKLNFELIVVNDGSQDNTQRVLEELTLKIKELSVICLRKNYGQTAAMAAGFDNSKGDIVLTLDGDLQNDPNDIPKLIAEINLGYDLICGWRFDRKDKLLNRKIPSKIANKLIAKVTGLKLHDYGCSLKAFKKEIIDDIKLYGELHRFLPVLANIEGARIKEIKVNHRSRKYGSSKYGIDRTFRVLMDLLTVWFMTKFLTRPMYGFGFVGIISIFISLSMTSYLLIIKILGDDIGNRPMLMFALILGIAGVQLFSFGLLSELLIRTYHESQDRPIYRIREIQGKTKNATLT from the coding sequence ATGTCAAAAATAAACCAATTCATCTCTATTATTATTCCCGTTTTCAATGAAAGTGAGAGTATTGTTTTTTTATTGGATGAAGTTAAAAGTGTAATGGCAACTAATAAATTAAATTTTGAATTGATTGTTGTAAATGATGGTTCTCAAGACAATACTCAAAGAGTATTAGAAGAACTAACTCTAAAAATCAAAGAATTATCAGTTATTTGTCTTCGCAAAAATTATGGACAAACTGCAGCAATGGCTGCAGGTTTTGATAATTCTAAGGGTGATATTGTCCTTACTTTAGATGGTGACTTACAAAATGATCCAAATGATATTCCTAAATTGATTGCTGAAATTAATTTAGGCTACGATTTGATATGTGGATGGAGGTTTGACCGAAAGGATAAATTGCTTAATAGGAAGATCCCATCAAAAATAGCAAATAAATTAATAGCTAAGGTAACAGGTTTAAAGTTGCATGATTATGGATGTTCATTAAAAGCTTTTAAAAAAGAAATAATAGATGATATTAAACTATATGGTGAACTTCATAGGTTTTTACCAGTTTTAGCAAATATTGAAGGAGCTAGAATTAAAGAAATTAAGGTTAATCACAGAAGTCGAAAATATGGATCTAGTAAATATGGAATTGATAGAACTTTCAGAGTTTTAATGGATTTATTAACTGTTTGGTTTATGACTAAATTTTTGACTAGACCTATGTATGGATTTGGTTTTGTTGGAATTATAAGTATTTTTATAAGTCTTTCAATGACTTCTTACTTGTTAATTATAAAAATATTGGGAGATGACATTGGAAATCGCCCTATGCTTATGTTTGCACTCATATTAGGAATTGCTGGGGTTCAGTTATTTAGCTTTGGATTATTAAGTGAACTTTTAATAAGAACATATCATGAAAGTCAAGATAGACCAATTTACAGAATTAGAGAAATTCAAGGTAAAACTAAAAATGCAACTCTTACTTAA
- the alr gene encoding alanine racemase has translation MQIRQTNQGFNFDTYPTFEKDIDPKQRAWIEVRAKAIETNVRQLRSKLSKSCEFMAVVKADGYGHDAKLVSEYAIKGGASQLGVATLKEGIKLRSSAVKKPILILGNLYSKRDLIICFKNDLMPTISSIRECLICNNIGKHFGLKFALHLKVDTGMSRLGFEINKFVQQFAKIKSFENISIEGIYSHLSSADEHNSLDPKSRTQLQRQKFQELLNQINVDRNYKIKIHLANSAGMLLTKDFHFDMVRVGLSMYGYSPIVKLDKNLSLKPALFLKVKVAFIRIIDEGVSVSYGGKFVSSRKTKLAVLSIGYADGVPRNLSGKIHVIHNKKLYPQVGSITMDQMMVDITDSNEIEIGSTMVLLGSDGDKTISPVDWARESNTIPWEILCSFKNRLPRVQVD, from the coding sequence ATGCAAATTCGGCAAACAAATCAGGGATTTAATTTTGATACATATCCAACTTTTGAAAAAGATATAGATCCAAAACAAAGAGCATGGATTGAAGTTAGAGCGAAAGCAATAGAAACAAATGTAAGGCAGTTAAGATCCAAATTAAGTAAAAGTTGTGAATTTATGGCAGTTGTTAAAGCTGATGGATATGGACATGATGCGAAATTAGTATCTGAATATGCTATCAAAGGTGGAGCTTCGCAATTAGGAGTTGCCACATTAAAAGAAGGGATTAAGCTTCGTTCTTCAGCGGTTAAAAAACCAATTCTTATCCTCGGAAATCTATATTCGAAAAGGGATTTAATAATATGTTTTAAAAATGATCTTATGCCAACTATCAGTAGTATAAGAGAATGTTTAATTTGCAATAATATTGGGAAGCACTTTGGGTTGAAATTTGCTTTACATCTTAAAGTTGATACTGGAATGTCAAGATTAGGATTTGAAATTAATAAATTTGTTCAGCAATTTGCAAAAATAAAATCTTTTGAAAATATTTCTATAGAAGGAATATATAGTCATTTATCATCTGCAGATGAACATAACTCATTAGATCCTAAAAGTAGGACACAATTACAGAGGCAGAAGTTTCAGGAATTATTAAATCAAATTAACGTTGATAGAAATTACAAAATCAAGATTCATTTGGCTAATTCTGCGGGCATGCTTCTTACTAAAGATTTTCATTTCGATATGGTACGTGTTGGGCTATCTATGTATGGATATAGTCCTATAGTAAAACTTGATAAAAATTTATCGCTTAAACCAGCTTTGTTTTTGAAGGTCAAAGTAGCTTTTATAAGAATTATTGATGAAGGAGTAAGTGTAAGTTACGGAGGAAAATTTGTAAGTAGTAGAAAAACTAAGTTAGCTGTATTAAGTATTGGTTATGCAGATGGAGTCCCAAGAAATCTTTCAGGCAAGATACACGTTATACATAATAAAAAACTTTATCCCCAAGTTGGATCTATTACTATGGATCAAATGATGGTGGACATAACAGATTCAAATGAAATTGAAATTGGTAGTACCATGGTATTACTAGGATCTGATGGAGACAAAACAATTTCTCCTGTTGATTGGGCAAGAGAATCTAACACTATCCCGTGGGAAATTCTTTGTTCTTTTAAAAATAGATTGCCAAGAGTTCAAGTTGATTAG
- a CDS encoding TIGR01548 family HAD-type hydrolase: MKNIGLILFDIDGVIRSVENSYRLALKKTVYKFSGWEPSYVDIDNAKNEGIWNNDWDLSLELIKRCKRKENLNLEIPPREEIVKCFEKFYFGGDPNKDSKYWSGFITNEELLVDKKFFDLLESNGIIWGFVSGAESASAKFVLEKRLGLKSPPLISMGDAPDKPDPRGFINLSKKLLGDKLGASNIPIAYVGDTIADINTVINARKEIPSQKFISIGISPPHLHLKTLSKERNLYEKNLEKAGADIILSSINDLKNINLDLL; this comes from the coding sequence TTGAAAAATATTGGTTTAATTTTATTTGACATAGATGGTGTTATACGCAGCGTTGAGAATAGTTATAGACTTGCATTAAAAAAAACAGTTTACAAATTTTCTGGGTGGGAGCCAAGTTATGTAGATATTGATAATGCCAAAAATGAAGGGATTTGGAATAATGACTGGGATTTAAGTTTAGAGCTTATAAAAAGATGTAAAAGAAAGGAGAATTTAAACCTTGAAATACCCCCAAGAGAAGAAATCGTTAAATGTTTTGAAAAGTTTTACTTTGGAGGAGATCCAAATAAAGATAGTAAGTATTGGTCTGGATTTATAACGAATGAGGAGTTATTAGTAGATAAAAAGTTTTTTGATTTATTAGAAAGCAATGGAATAATTTGGGGTTTTGTGAGTGGTGCAGAGTCTGCTTCAGCAAAATTTGTTTTAGAAAAAAGACTTGGACTTAAATCACCACCATTAATCTCTATGGGAGATGCCCCTGATAAGCCTGATCCAAGAGGTTTTATTAATTTATCAAAAAAGCTTCTTGGAGATAAACTTGGCGCATCTAATATTCCCATTGCATATGTAGGAGATACTATTGCAGATATAAATACAGTTATAAACGCTAGAAAGGAAATACCATCTCAGAAATTCATAAGTATTGGCATATCTCCCCCTCATTTACATTTAAAAACCCTATCAAAAGAACGTAATTTATACGAAAAAAATCTAGAAAAAGCTGGTGCTGACATAATTTTAAGTTCTATTAATGACCTTAAAAATATTAATCTTGACTTATTGTAA
- a CDS encoding photosystem I reaction center protein subunit XI has protein sequence MSDSQTPLGANPKFPEKYIDQSVLPTDIGIAEQWAVKTVADPFVGNLATPVNSGYFTKVFINNLPFYREGISPNFRGLETGAALGYLLYGPFTMTGPLRNSDFALTAGLLAAIGAVHILTALLVLYNAPGKAPNVQPPDATVNNPPADLFTRAGWADFTSGFWLGGCGGAVFAWLLVGTLHLNNIMQLIQNIWTTG, from the coding sequence ATGAGCGATTCACAAACACCATTAGGAGCCAATCCTAAATTTCCAGAAAAATATATAGATCAAAGTGTCCTGCCTACAGATATTGGTATCGCAGAACAATGGGCTGTTAAAACTGTTGCTGATCCGTTTGTTGGGAATTTGGCTACCCCAGTTAATAGTGGTTATTTTACCAAAGTTTTTATAAATAATTTACCTTTTTATAGAGAAGGTATTTCTCCAAATTTTAGAGGTTTAGAAACTGGAGCAGCTTTAGGTTATCTCTTATATGGTCCATTTACTATGACTGGTCCTTTAAGAAATTCTGATTTCGCATTAACCGCAGGATTACTTGCTGCTATAGGCGCGGTTCATATTTTGACAGCACTTTTAGTTCTTTATAACGCCCCAGGTAAAGCACCTAATGTGCAACCTCCTGATGCTACTGTTAATAACCCTCCTGCAGATTTATTTACTAGAGCAGGGTGGGCTGACTTTACAAGTGGATTTTGGCTAGGCGGTTGCGGTGGTGCAGTTTTTGCATGGCTTCTTGTAGGAACACTGCATTTAAACAACATCATGCAATTAATTCAAAATATTTGGACTACTGGTTAA
- the psaA gene encoding photosystem I core protein PsaA: protein MTISPPESGEKNKKVLEDPVKADPRPIDFAKLDKPGFWSTKLSKGPKTTTWIWNLHADAHDFDVHTGDAEEATRKIFSAHFGHLAIIFIWMSASFFHGARFSNYTGWLADPTHVKPGAQQVWAVVGQEMLNGNLGADYNGIQISSGIFHMWRAWGITNESELMALAIGAVIMAALMLHGGIYHYHKAAPKMEWFQNVESMLNHHIAGLVGLGSLAWAGHCIHIGAPTAALLDAIDAGSPLVINGKEIATIADMPMPHQLCDPQIIGQIFPGLASGVGNFFSLNWFAFSDFLTFKGGLNPVTGSLWMTDIAHHHLAFGVIAIIGGHLYRTNYGIGSSMKEILEAHQGDPILFPAPKGHQGLFEFMAESRHAQLSVNLAALGSLSILISHHMYAMPPYPYIATDYMTVLGLFTHHMWIGALFIVGAGAHAGIAMVRDYDPAKHIDNVLDRILKARDALISHLNWVCMWLGFHSFGLYIHNDTMRALGRPQDMFSDTAIQLQPIFAQWIQSIQASAVGTSILAGTPEGLPQKALSEVFNGSLVEVGGKVAIAPIQLGTADLMIHHIHAFQIHVTVLILLKGVLYARSSRLIPDKASLGFRFPCDGPGRGGTCQVSSWDHVFLALFWMYNCISIVIFHFSWKMQSDVWGLTGGNFSQSAITINGWLRDFLWAQSSQVLTSYGEAISMYGLMFLAAHFIWAFSLMFLFSGRGYWQELFESIVWAHNKLKVAPTIQPRALSITQGRAVGVAHFLLGGIATTWAFFHARLFGLG from the coding sequence ATGACCATCAGCCCACCAGAAAGTGGAGAAAAAAACAAGAAAGTTTTGGAAGATCCTGTAAAGGCTGACCCAAGACCTATTGATTTTGCCAAATTAGATAAGCCAGGTTTCTGGTCAACTAAATTATCTAAGGGTCCAAAAACCACAACTTGGATCTGGAATTTACATGCAGATGCACATGATTTTGATGTGCATACAGGCGATGCTGAAGAAGCAACAAGAAAAATCTTTTCAGCTCACTTTGGACATCTTGCAATCATTTTTATATGGATGAGTGCTTCTTTTTTCCATGGAGCAAGATTTTCAAATTACACAGGCTGGTTAGCTGATCCAACTCATGTTAAACCAGGCGCTCAGCAAGTTTGGGCAGTTGTTGGCCAAGAAATGCTTAACGGTAATCTTGGTGCGGACTACAACGGGATCCAAATAAGCTCTGGAATTTTCCATATGTGGAGAGCTTGGGGTATTACTAACGAAAGTGAGTTAATGGCTCTAGCTATTGGTGCAGTAATAATGGCTGCTCTTATGCTTCATGGAGGAATCTATCATTATCATAAGGCGGCACCAAAAATGGAATGGTTCCAAAATGTTGAGTCAATGCTTAATCATCATATTGCAGGTTTGGTTGGGCTTGGATCATTAGCTTGGGCAGGTCATTGTATTCATATTGGCGCCCCAACAGCCGCATTGCTTGATGCGATTGACGCTGGATCTCCTCTAGTCATTAATGGTAAAGAGATAGCAACTATTGCTGATATGCCAATGCCTCACCAGCTTTGTGATCCACAAATAATTGGTCAGATTTTTCCTGGTTTAGCTAGTGGAGTTGGTAATTTCTTTAGTCTTAATTGGTTCGCTTTCTCAGATTTCTTAACTTTCAAAGGTGGTTTGAACCCTGTTACTGGAAGTTTGTGGATGACTGATATTGCACATCATCATTTAGCTTTTGGTGTAATTGCGATAATTGGAGGTCATTTATATAGAACTAACTATGGAATTGGTTCAAGTATGAAAGAGATATTAGAAGCTCATCAAGGAGATCCAATATTATTCCCGGCACCAAAAGGTCATCAAGGTCTTTTTGAGTTTATGGCTGAAAGTAGACATGCACAGCTATCTGTAAACCTTGCAGCTCTAGGTTCTCTTAGCATCTTGATTTCTCATCATATGTATGCGATGCCTCCATATCCTTATATAGCGACTGATTATATGACAGTCCTAGGTTTATTCACACATCATATGTGGATAGGAGCTTTATTTATAGTTGGAGCTGGAGCGCATGCTGGCATAGCGATGGTTAGAGATTATGATCCAGCAAAACATATTGATAACGTTTTAGATAGAATTTTAAAAGCTAGAGATGCCTTAATCAGTCATCTTAACTGGGTTTGTATGTGGCTAGGTTTCCATAGTTTTGGACTTTATATTCATAACGATACTATGAGAGCTTTAGGTAGACCTCAGGATATGTTTAGTGATACTGCAATTCAACTTCAACCAATATTTGCTCAATGGATTCAAAGTATTCAAGCTTCTGCTGTAGGAACTTCAATCTTAGCTGGTACTCCTGAGGGACTACCTCAAAAAGCTTTAAGTGAAGTTTTCAACGGAAGTTTAGTTGAAGTAGGTGGAAAAGTAGCAATAGCTCCAATTCAACTTGGCACTGCTGATTTGATGATCCATCATATTCATGCTTTCCAAATACATGTAACCGTTTTAATACTACTTAAAGGAGTACTTTACGCAAGAAGTTCAAGACTCATCCCTGATAAGGCTTCGCTTGGATTTAGATTTCCTTGTGATGGACCTGGAAGAGGTGGTACATGTCAAGTCTCATCTTGGGATCATGTATTCTTAGCTCTTTTCTGGATGTATAACTGCATATCAATAGTTATATTCCACTTCTCTTGGAAAATGCAAAGCGATGTTTGGGGACTAACAGGAGGAAACTTCTCTCAAAGTGCTATTACTATTAATGGCTGGTTAAGAGATTTCCTATGGGCTCAATCATCTCAGGTACTTACTAGTTATGGTGAAGCTATTAGCATGTATGGATTGATGTTCTTAGCAGCACACTTCATATGGGCATTTAGCTTAATGTTCTTATTCAGTGGAAGAGGTTATTGGCAAGAATTATTTGAATCAATAGTATGGGCTCATAACAAGCTTAAAGTTGCCCCAACAATACAACCAAGAGCTCTTTCAATTACTCAAGGTAGAGCTGTTGGTGTAGCTCACTTCCTTCTCGGAGGTATAGCAACTACTTGGGCTTTCTTCCATGCACGACTATTTGGCTTAGGCTAA
- a CDS encoding photosystem I reaction center subunit VIII yields the protein MSSEFSNLLPSVFVPMIGLVAPAIFIVLIGRFITATE from the coding sequence ATGTCATCTGAATTTTCAAATCTTCTGCCTTCGGTCTTTGTCCCCATGATTGGCTTGGTAGCACCTGCTATTTTTATTGTTTTAATAGGCAGATTTATAACGGCTACTGAATAA
- the cobJ gene encoding precorrin-3B C(17)-methyltransferase produces the protein MKGIAIGLSSNSKEILKRLQKTEFVNEIYIASSSKNDDIENDLVKIQKPKEILLKKWPELDLIIFIGSIGASIRLINSFLTSKEQDPGVIVIDNKCSKIVPLIGSHQSNTKNIADQISNLFGGQIIETNNSNDQSFLSLDSFGNQWGWKRSGKIQDWSKLVINQAKNEEIFCEQLSGNNLWKTSESGETINQICIKEAEKPDSTFHVSIFENHETTWHPPVLWIGIGCERNTSKELIASSLNNFLKSRNLSRHSIAGFATVDIKKDEKGILELAEENKLPIKFFSKEDLSKIIVPNPSIVVQNEIGTPSVAEASCLLAAGGESKLLEEKRIFKGKDFPTIKSGAVTIAVAESKNQYYPTNGEIHIIGSGPGDISFITNNARKALSRCTVWIGYKMYLDLIKPLKRSDQVLVESKLTQEKERCVKAITLAEEGIKVALISSGESGFYGMAGLLLELLQKIKKEYRPYFEVHPGISSVQLAAALSGAPLMNDFCSISLSDKLTPWSLIEKRIEGALVGDFVIALFNPQSIERNWQLKSVIDICLKSRHEDTPVLIARQVGRENQSKKFFTLNRIPFKEVDMLSIIIIGNSQTKLVDEIFLTPRGYLQN, from the coding sequence TTGAAAGGAATCGCAATAGGTCTATCTAGTAATTCAAAAGAAATTTTAAAAAGACTTCAAAAAACCGAATTTGTTAACGAGATATATATAGCAAGCTCTTCAAAAAATGATGATATAGAAAATGATCTTGTAAAAATACAAAAGCCTAAGGAAATTTTACTTAAAAAATGGCCAGAACTAGATTTAATAATTTTCATAGGCTCAATTGGTGCATCAATACGTTTAATAAATTCTTTTTTAACCTCTAAAGAGCAAGATCCGGGCGTGATCGTCATAGATAACAAATGTTCTAAGATAGTCCCTTTAATTGGTTCTCATCAATCAAATACAAAAAATATCGCGGATCAAATTTCTAATTTATTTGGGGGCCAAATTATTGAAACTAATAATTCAAATGATCAAAGCTTCTTAAGTCTTGATTCATTTGGGAATCAATGGGGTTGGAAAAGATCAGGGAAAATACAGGACTGGTCAAAACTAGTAATAAATCAAGCTAAGAACGAAGAAATATTTTGCGAACAATTATCTGGTAATAATTTATGGAAAACTTCAGAATCAGGAGAGACTATTAATCAAATTTGTATAAAAGAAGCCGAAAAACCAGATTCTACATTTCATGTGAGCATATTTGAAAATCATGAAACGACTTGGCATCCTCCCGTATTATGGATTGGCATTGGTTGTGAGAGAAATACCAGCAAAGAATTAATAGCAAGTTCATTAAATAATTTCTTGAAGTCAAGAAATTTATCACGGCATTCAATTGCGGGATTTGCAACTGTTGATATTAAAAAAGATGAGAAAGGAATTTTAGAACTTGCTGAGGAAAATAAGTTACCTATCAAGTTTTTTTCTAAAGAAGATCTTTCAAAAATAATTGTTCCAAATCCTTCAATTGTTGTGCAAAATGAAATTGGCACCCCTTCTGTAGCAGAAGCTTCTTGCTTACTGGCAGCAGGAGGAGAATCAAAATTACTAGAAGAAAAAAGAATCTTTAAAGGTAAAGATTTTCCAACAATTAAATCAGGTGCAGTAACTATCGCTGTAGCAGAATCAAAAAATCAATATTATCCAACAAATGGCGAAATTCATATTATTGGAAGTGGGCCTGGAGATATCTCCTTCATAACCAATAATGCAAGAAAAGCACTTTCAAGATGTACTGTTTGGATTGGATATAAGATGTATTTAGATTTGATTAAACCCTTAAAAAGGAGTGACCAAGTTTTAGTTGAAAGTAAACTTACTCAGGAAAAGGAAAGATGCGTTAAAGCAATTACATTAGCCGAGGAAGGAATAAAAGTAGCTTTAATTTCGTCAGGTGAATCGGGATTCTATGGAATGGCTGGTTTACTTTTGGAGTTACTTCAAAAAATCAAAAAAGAATATAGACCTTACTTTGAAGTACATCCTGGTATAAGTAGCGTTCAATTAGCGGCTGCTCTTAGTGGAGCACCACTAATGAATGACTTTTGTTCAATAAGCTTAAGTGATAAATTAACTCCATGGTCGTTAATAGAAAAAAGAATTGAAGGAGCTCTGGTAGGTGACTTTGTAATAGCTTTATTTAATCCTCAATCTATTGAAAGAAATTGGCAGCTAAAAAGTGTAATAGATATATGTTTGAAATCTAGGCATGAGGATACTCCTGTTTTAATAGCTAGACAAGTTGGGAGAGAAAACCAATCCAAAAAATTTTTTACTTTAAACAGAATTCCTTTTAAAGAGGTTGATATGTTATCAATCATTATTATTGGCAATTCTCAAACTAAGTTAGTAGATGAAATATTTCTCACTCCCAGAGGATATTTACAAAATTAA
- the psaB gene encoding photosystem I core protein PsaB: MATKFPSFNQGLAQDPTTRRIWYGIATAHDFESHDGMTEEKLYQKLFSTHFGHLAIIALWVAGNLFHVAWQGNFEQFVLDPTHVRPIAHAIWDPHFGAGITEAMTQAGANGPVNIAYSGLYHWWYTIGMRTNEQLFQASIFMSILACWVLFAGWLHLQPKFRPTLAWFKNAEAQLNHHLSVLFGFSSIAWTGHLVHVAIPESRGQHVGWDNWLTVLPHPAGLAPFFTLNWGAYAQNPDSLNQVFGTSEGAGTAIFTFLGGLHPQSEALWLTDIAHHHIAIGCVFVIAGHMYRNTFGIGHSLKEITEAHNTRHPNDPHKGSFGISHDGIYETVNNSLHFQLGLALASLGVATSLVAQHMGALPSYAFIARDYTTQSALYTHHQYIAMFLMVGAFAHGAIFFVRDYDPELNKDNVLARVLGTKEALISHLSWVTMLLGFHTLGIYVHNDVVVAFGNPEKQILIEPVFAQFVQAAQGKMMYGFDALLSDPTSSATIAANSMPGNHYWMDLINRQDALSSFLPIGPADFLVHHAIALGLHTTALILIKGALDARGTKLIPDKKDLGYAFPCDGPGRGGTCDSSSWDAMYLAMFWALNLMAWVTFYWHWKHLTIWQGNVAQFNESGTYLMGWFRDYLWLNSSQLINGYNPFGVNSLSPWAWMFLFGHLVWATGFMFLISWRGYWQELIETLVWAHQRTPIANLVGWRDKPVALSIVQARLVGLAHFTIGNILTFGAFVIASTSGKFG; encoded by the coding sequence ATGGCAACAAAATTTCCATCATTTAACCAGGGTCTAGCTCAGGACCCTACAACCCGCCGAATATGGTACGGAATAGCAACAGCTCATGACTTTGAGAGTCATGATGGAATGACCGAAGAAAAGCTTTATCAAAAGCTTTTCTCAACACATTTTGGTCATCTGGCAATTATTGCCCTTTGGGTAGCTGGTAACCTATTCCATGTAGCTTGGCAGGGTAACTTTGAGCAATTTGTACTTGATCCAACTCATGTCCGTCCAATTGCCCATGCAATTTGGGATCCTCATTTTGGAGCAGGAATAACTGAAGCAATGACACAAGCTGGAGCTAATGGCCCAGTTAACATAGCTTACTCAGGCCTTTACCATTGGTGGTACACAATAGGTATGAGAACTAACGAGCAACTTTTCCAAGCTTCAATCTTTATGAGCATTTTAGCTTGTTGGGTTTTATTTGCTGGTTGGTTACATTTACAACCTAAATTCAGACCTACACTTGCTTGGTTTAAAAACGCTGAGGCCCAGTTAAACCATCATTTATCTGTTTTATTTGGTTTTAGTAGTATTGCTTGGACAGGACATTTAGTTCATGTAGCTATTCCTGAATCAAGAGGACAGCATGTTGGTTGGGATAATTGGTTAACAGTTCTTCCTCATCCTGCAGGCTTGGCTCCTTTCTTTACACTTAATTGGGGAGCATATGCCCAAAATCCTGATTCTTTAAATCAAGTATTTGGAACTTCAGAAGGTGCTGGAACCGCAATCTTTACTTTCTTAGGAGGACTACATCCTCAAAGCGAAGCTTTATGGCTTACTGATATTGCACATCACCATATTGCAATTGGTTGTGTTTTTGTAATTGCAGGCCATATGTATAGAAATACTTTTGGAATAGGACACAGCCTCAAAGAAATTACTGAAGCTCATAATACTAGACACCCAAATGACCCTCATAAAGGTAGTTTTGGAATTAGTCATGATGGAATTTATGAGACAGTAAATAACTCCCTACACTTTCAATTAGGTTTAGCTTTAGCATCTCTTGGTGTTGCCACTTCTCTAGTTGCTCAACATATGGGAGCTCTTCCTTCATATGCTTTTATTGCGAGAGATTACACTACACAGTCAGCTCTATATACTCACCATCAATACATAGCTATGTTCTTAATGGTTGGAGCTTTTGCTCATGGAGCTATTTTCTTTGTACGTGATTATGATCCAGAATTAAACAAAGATAATGTTTTAGCTAGGGTTTTAGGAACCAAAGAAGCACTAATAAGTCACTTAAGTTGGGTAACAATGTTGCTAGGATTCCATACTCTTGGAATTTATGTTCATAACGATGTAGTTGTAGCTTTTGGAAATCCAGAAAAACAAATTCTAATTGAACCTGTTTTTGCTCAGTTTGTTCAAGCTGCTCAAGGTAAAATGATGTATGGCTTCGATGCTTTATTATCTGATCCTACGAGTTCTGCAACAATAGCAGCAAACTCTATGCCAGGAAATCACTATTGGATGGATCTAATTAATAGACAAGATGCTTTAAGTTCTTTCTTACCAATTGGTCCAGCTGATTTCTTAGTTCATCACGCTATTGCACTCGGACTACATACAACAGCACTAATACTCATTAAAGGAGCATTAGATGCTAGAGGTACAAAATTAATTCCTGATAAAAAGGATTTAGGATATGCTTTCCCTTGCGATGGTCCTGGAAGAGGAGGTACTTGTGATAGCTCTTCATGGGATGCTATGTACCTAGCAATGTTCTGGGCATTAAATCTCATGGCATGGGTCACTTTCTACTGGCATTGGAAGCACCTAACAATTTGGCAAGGTAATGTGGCTCAATTTAATGAATCAGGGACCTACTTAATGGGTTGGTTTAGAGATTATCTATGGCTCAATTCCTCACAGTTAATTAATGGATATAATCCATTTGGAGTTAATTCATTATCTCCTTGGGCCTGGATGTTCCTATTCGGCCACCTAGTTTGGGCTACAGGATTTATGTTCTTGATCTCATGGCGTGGTTATTGGCAAGAATTAATTGAAACATTAGTTTGGGCTCATCAGCGCACACCGATAGCAAACCTTGTTGGATGGAGAGATAAGCCAGTTGCTCTATCAATTGTTCAGGCAAGATTAGTAGGCTTAGCTCATTTCACGATTGGAAACATACTTACATTTGGTGCATTTGTAATTGCATCAACTTCAGGTAAGTTTGGTTAA